In Desulfuromonas sp. KJ2020, a single window of DNA contains:
- the gspF gene encoding type II secretion system inner membrane protein GspF, which yields MPLFEYTGFDARGKKVNGVIEASGKKLGLQKLREQGIYATDLKEEKTVRGEKAKRSLTLFKSSVSTMELAAATRQMATLLGAGLPLDETLQTVSSQLENPTLGRTLSRVREEVVRGESLHQSLAGEGRVFPELYVNMIEVGENSGTLEQVLQRLADFLEEQVRMKSRLRAALAYPILMALIGSGVLVFLVTFVVPKVTRMLEDLGQSLPWPTLLLIRGSDLLVDYAWLILALLAAAVFAFLRYRRTERGRWQLHRLALSIPVVGRLNLLVATSRFARTLGTLLQSGLPLLAALDITRNLLQNQLLREALEDTAAAVREGEGLSAPLKRAAVFPPMLTQMTAVGERSGDMETMLFRVADAYDHEVELAITGALSLLEPLMILLMGTVVGFIVMAILLPIFQASQGIG from the coding sequence GTGCCTCTATTCGAGTACACCGGTTTTGACGCCCGCGGGAAAAAGGTGAACGGCGTGATCGAGGCTTCCGGCAAAAAGCTGGGCTTGCAGAAGCTGCGCGAGCAGGGGATCTACGCGACTGATCTGAAGGAAGAGAAAACCGTCAGGGGCGAGAAGGCCAAACGATCGCTGACGCTCTTTAAAAGCAGCGTGTCGACCATGGAACTGGCCGCCGCCACCCGCCAGATGGCCACCCTGCTCGGCGCCGGTCTGCCGCTGGACGAAACCCTGCAGACTGTCAGCTCGCAGCTGGAGAACCCGACCCTGGGCCGCACCCTCTCCCGCGTGCGTGAAGAGGTGGTCCGCGGCGAATCGCTGCATCAGAGCCTGGCCGGCGAAGGACGGGTCTTCCCCGAACTCTATGTCAACATGATTGAGGTCGGTGAAAACAGCGGCACCCTGGAGCAGGTTCTCCAGCGCCTGGCCGATTTTCTGGAAGAGCAGGTCCGCATGAAGAGCCGACTGCGCGCCGCCCTCGCCTACCCCATCCTCATGGCTCTCATCGGCAGCGGCGTCCTCGTCTTTCTGGTCACCTTCGTCGTTCCGAAAGTCACCCGTATGCTGGAGGATCTGGGGCAATCCCTGCCCTGGCCGACCCTGCTTCTCATCCGCGGCAGCGATCTGCTCGTCGATTATGCCTGGCTCATTCTGGCCCTGCTGGCCGCCGCCGTCTTCGCCTTTTTGCGGTATCGCCGCACGGAACGGGGGCGCTGGCAGCTGCACCGCCTTGCCCTGTCGATCCCCGTGGTCGGCCGCCTGAATCTGCTGGTGGCCACCTCACGGTTCGCTCGCACCCTGGGCACCCTGCTGCAAAGCGGACTGCCCCTGCTGGCAGCCCTCGACATCACCCGCAATCTGCTGCAGAACCAGCTGCTGCGCGAAGCCCTGGAGGATACCGCCGCCGCCGTGCGCGAGGGAGAAGGTCTGTCCGCCCCTCTCAAGCGGGCCGCAGTCTTTCCCCCCATGCTCACGCAGATGACCGCCGTCGGCGAACGAAGCGGTGACATGGAAACCATGCTTTTTCGCGTGGCCGATGCCTACGATCACGAAGTGGAACTGGCGATTACCGGTGCCCTGTCCCTGCTCGAACCGCTGATGATTCTTCTGATGGGGACCGTTGTCGGCTTTATCGTCATGGCCATTCTGCTGCCTATTTTTCAGGCCAGCCAGGGAATCGGCTGA
- the gspE gene encoding type II secretion system ATPase GspE → MSTLGSHKGNEGTTAWRALAVILQEDFAVPVEKIREADEARQESGRRLGETLLAMKAITPAILSRALASQRGLEFLETIPDSGTDADLLNLVPIAFAKEYRVFPLARREGYLRVAVADPADSRPLNDLAALTREAIEVVVAAPEEILRAVNQAYERRAGEAQEVIEDIEEGFGGDLARNLEPADLLDASDEAPVIRFVNSLITQAYKERASDIHIEPFETSLVVRYRIDGILYEVLQPPHKAQASITSRIKIMSGLNIAEKRLPQDGRFRVRIAGKDVDVRVSTLPTAFGERVVLRLLDKASNVLSLEEIGMDPPMLKQVNAMIHKSHGIFLVTGPTGSGKTTTLYAALTRLNSREKNIITVEDPIEYQLAGVGQIQVNAKINLTFANGLRAILRQDPDIIMVGEIRDRETAEIAVQSALTGHMVFSTLHTNDSAGALTRLVEMGIEPFLAASSIVGILAQRLVRRICPHCREPHPPSMERFTEMGLAASLPANATFYHGRGCEKCMDIGYRGRSGIYELLPVDEPVRELLLQNKDSASIRNVAIQRGMSTLWDSGIARALEGETTLEEVLRVTQEEV, encoded by the coding sequence ATGAGCACTCTGGGCAGTCATAAAGGAAACGAGGGGACCACGGCATGGCGCGCTCTGGCGGTCATCCTGCAGGAAGATTTCGCCGTACCCGTCGAGAAGATCCGCGAGGCCGACGAGGCCCGCCAGGAAAGCGGCCGGCGCCTGGGGGAGACCCTGCTGGCCATGAAGGCCATTACCCCGGCGATCCTCAGCCGGGCCCTGGCCAGCCAGCGAGGCCTGGAATTTCTGGAAACCATCCCCGACAGCGGCACCGATGCCGATCTGCTCAACCTCGTCCCCATCGCCTTTGCCAAGGAATATCGCGTTTTCCCCCTGGCGCGACGCGAGGGGTACCTGCGGGTGGCCGTGGCCGACCCGGCTGATAGCCGCCCCCTGAACGATCTCGCCGCCCTGACCCGGGAGGCCATCGAGGTGGTGGTGGCCGCGCCCGAGGAAATCCTGCGGGCCGTCAATCAGGCCTATGAGCGCCGGGCCGGTGAAGCGCAGGAAGTAATCGAGGACATCGAGGAAGGATTCGGCGGCGACCTCGCCCGCAACCTGGAGCCGGCCGACCTGCTCGATGCTTCCGACGAGGCGCCCGTTATCCGCTTTGTCAACAGCCTGATCACCCAGGCATACAAAGAGCGGGCCAGCGATATTCATATCGAACCCTTCGAGACCAGCCTGGTTGTGCGTTACCGTATCGACGGCATTCTTTACGAGGTCTTGCAGCCACCGCACAAGGCCCAGGCCAGCATCACCTCGCGCATCAAGATCATGTCCGGTCTGAATATCGCCGAAAAGCGGTTGCCGCAGGATGGCCGTTTCCGCGTACGCATCGCCGGCAAGGATGTGGACGTGCGCGTCTCGACCCTGCCCACCGCCTTCGGCGAACGGGTGGTGCTGAGGCTGCTGGACAAAGCGTCCAACGTGTTGAGCCTGGAGGAGATCGGCATGGACCCGCCCATGCTCAAGCAGGTCAACGCCATGATCCACAAAAGTCACGGCATTTTCCTGGTGACCGGCCCCACCGGCTCGGGCAAGACGACGACCCTCTACGCCGCCCTCACCCGTCTCAACAGCCGGGAAAAGAACATCATCACCGTCGAGGATCCCATCGAGTACCAGCTGGCAGGAGTCGGGCAGATTCAGGTCAACGCCAAGATCAACCTGACCTTCGCCAACGGCTTGCGCGCTATTCTGCGTCAGGACCCCGACATCATCATGGTCGGCGAGATCCGCGACCGCGAGACGGCCGAAATCGCCGTACAGTCAGCCCTGACCGGTCACATGGTCTTTTCGACCCTGCACACCAACGACTCGGCCGGGGCCCTGACCCGCCTGGTAGAGATGGGGATCGAACCCTTTCTGGCGGCCTCGTCCATCGTCGGCATCCTGGCCCAGCGCCTGGTGCGCCGCATCTGCCCCCACTGCCGCGAGCCCCACCCCCCCTCCATGGAGCGATTCACCGAGATGGGCCTCGCCGCCAGTCTGCCCGCTAACGCCACCTTTTACCATGGCCGCGGCTGTGAGAAATGCATGGACATCGGCTACCGAGGCCGCAGCGGCATCTACGAGCTGCTGCCTGTCGACGAACCGGTACGGGAGCTGCTGCTGCAGAACAAGGATTCGGCCAGCATCCGCAATGTGGCCATCCAGCGCGGCATGAGTACCCTGTGGGATTCGGGCATTGCCCGCGCCCTGGAAGGCGAGACCACCCTTGAGGAAGTCCTGCGCGTCACCCAGGAGGAAGTGTAG
- the gspD gene encoding type II secretion system secretin GspD, translating into MLKKSLIRWSFLLCLLFIWHLPILAAAQPEATEESQDPNMVSLNFKDIELPDLIRTVSEVTGMNFVYDESVRGKVTIISPDLMSINDAFQLFLTVLNTKGYTVVPSGKTNKIVAIKDAKESNLPTIGPGVRGEINEKYVTRLITLKNIDASELATTVLAPLIPKTSSIVAFPASNTLVITDSAANISRLTRIARELDVPSSLDMLDVIPLVYAGADEVAQLVTQILSEGGASPVARRRAAGNVQTAGGKEVSKVLPYARGNLLIVMASQEDMTMIRDLIAKLDQKPVQDRSGINVYYLKNADAETLAKTLNEIVTGIKAQEKVQPGAPPTPTPQAGATSIIADKPTNSLIINASPEDYEVLKGIISQLDIKRKQVFVEALILELSMDATRALGVSLQGAIDTGSDSAVFASTGPSAAAELIPDEDGYTGILTKAVNGIMLGGLFNTITVTDPNDSSKTITVPALSALINLSKTDGDVNILSAPRLLTSDNEEAEIIVGSNVPIITNRLTDAGGSSLAQSVSVERKDVALTLRLTPQIIQDNLVRLNVYQEITDLASTNVGDVNDVGPTLTKRLLRNTVLAEDGRTVALGGLIRSDVQQSVTKVPLLGDIPLLGWLFKSKNSSERKTNLLLFVTPRIINDANDLAQVTRRAKNQMDQFKEGNIAPVLPAELPQDLPVDPASLQQAPQDPWE; encoded by the coding sequence GTGTTAAAAAAATCGTTGATCCGGTGGTCCTTTCTTCTTTGCCTGCTCTTTATCTGGCATCTTCCCATCCTGGCGGCTGCACAGCCCGAGGCGACCGAGGAAAGTCAGGATCCCAACATGGTATCCCTGAACTTCAAGGACATCGAGCTGCCTGACCTCATTCGCACTGTCAGTGAGGTGACCGGTATGAACTTCGTCTATGACGAATCGGTGCGCGGCAAAGTGACCATTATCTCGCCGGATCTGATGTCGATCAACGACGCGTTCCAGCTTTTTCTCACCGTGCTCAATACCAAGGGCTACACGGTGGTGCCGTCGGGCAAGACCAACAAGATCGTGGCGATTAAAGACGCCAAGGAAAGCAACCTGCCCACCATCGGACCCGGGGTACGCGGAGAAATCAACGAGAAATATGTTACCCGCCTCATTACGCTGAAGAACATCGACGCCAGCGAACTGGCCACCACCGTCCTGGCGCCTCTTATCCCCAAAACAAGCAGCATTGTGGCCTTTCCGGCTTCGAACACCCTGGTCATCACGGACAGCGCCGCCAACATCTCCCGGCTTACCCGCATCGCCCGGGAACTGGACGTCCCCAGTTCGCTGGACATGCTCGATGTCATCCCTCTGGTTTACGCCGGGGCCGACGAGGTTGCCCAGCTCGTCACCCAGATTTTGTCCGAAGGGGGCGCCAGCCCCGTGGCCCGTCGGCGGGCCGCTGGCAACGTGCAGACCGCCGGCGGCAAGGAGGTCAGTAAAGTGCTGCCCTACGCCCGCGGCAACCTGCTTATCGTCATGGCCAGCCAGGAAGACATGACGATGATCCGCGACCTGATTGCCAAACTGGATCAGAAGCCGGTGCAGGACCGCTCCGGCATCAACGTCTACTACCTGAAAAACGCCGATGCCGAGACCCTGGCCAAAACCCTCAACGAGATCGTCACCGGCATCAAGGCCCAGGAGAAGGTCCAGCCGGGTGCCCCGCCGACGCCGACGCCCCAAGCCGGCGCCACCAGCATCATTGCCGACAAACCGACCAATTCCCTGATCATCAACGCCTCGCCGGAAGACTACGAAGTGCTTAAAGGCATCATCAGCCAGCTCGATATCAAGCGCAAACAGGTGTTCGTCGAGGCCCTCATCCTGGAGCTGTCCATGGATGCCACCCGGGCTCTGGGCGTCTCCCTGCAAGGGGCGATCGACACCGGTTCGGACAGCGCTGTCTTCGCTTCGACAGGACCCTCAGCGGCGGCGGAGTTGATTCCCGACGAAGATGGCTACACGGGTATTCTCACCAAGGCGGTCAACGGCATCATGCTGGGCGGCCTGTTCAACACCATCACGGTCACCGATCCCAACGACAGCAGCAAGACCATCACGGTGCCGGCGCTGTCGGCGCTGATCAACCTGTCCAAGACCGACGGTGACGTCAACATCCTGTCGGCCCCGCGCCTGCTGACCTCGGACAACGAAGAGGCCGAAATCATCGTCGGCTCCAACGTCCCCATCATCACCAACCGCCTCACGGACGCCGGCGGCAGCTCGCTGGCACAGAGCGTCTCCGTCGAGCGCAAGGACGTTGCCCTGACCCTGCGGCTGACACCCCAGATCATCCAGGACAACCTGGTGCGCCTCAACGTCTATCAGGAGATCACCGACCTCGCCAGCACCAACGTCGGTGACGTCAACGATGTCGGTCCGACCTTGACCAAACGCCTGCTCCGCAACACCGTGCTGGCTGAGGACGGCCGCACCGTCGCCCTGGGCGGCCTCATCCGCAGTGATGTCCAGCAATCAGTGACCAAGGTGCCCTTACTCGGCGACATCCCCCTGCTTGGCTGGCTTTTTAAGAGCAAGAACAGCAGTGAGAGAAAAACCAACCTGCTGCTCTTTGTCACTCCGCGCATTATCAATGACGCCAACGATTTGGCCCAGGTGACGCGTCGAGCCAAAAACCAGATGGATCAGTTCAAGGAGGGCAACATCGCCCCCGTGCTCCCAGCTGAACTGCCACAGGATTTGCCTGTCGATCCCGCCAGTCTGCAACAAGCTCCTCAAGACCCCTGGGAATAG
- the gspC gene encoding type II secretion system protein GspC produces the protein MLVILQRYYREFLLLLVALLGLSLGKLAADGIGIFVSPPVIMAQGATPPALARERQAALSDYEGILVRNIFDSSGSSPVVSFQNATRAAAPTSATASMAPATRGSLTLIGTVARGPESLALIRANNEIDIFRLDDSLPGNGRLEEITRDAVTVRYPDGSRETLVIHEEGQKAQPQTTVPPAAAKRAGTDDYQVRAVGDNKWAIPRQQAERARQNIGELLQQARMEPRLIDGKTAGFAVKMIRPNSILAQMGLQLGDVVIEVNGVTLDSPEKALQIFQQLREAKNIVVGLERNGQPMNFAYEVN, from the coding sequence ATGCTTGTCATCCTGCAACGCTATTATCGCGAGTTCCTTCTGCTGCTGGTGGCCCTACTGGGACTGTCCCTCGGGAAGCTGGCCGCGGACGGTATCGGCATCTTCGTCAGCCCCCCAGTCATCATGGCCCAGGGAGCCACCCCGCCAGCCCTGGCCAGAGAGCGGCAGGCGGCGCTGTCCGACTACGAAGGCATTCTCGTCCGCAATATTTTTGATTCATCGGGCAGCAGCCCCGTGGTCTCTTTTCAAAACGCGACCCGCGCCGCAGCCCCCACCTCTGCCACGGCCTCGATGGCCCCCGCCACCCGCGGCAGCCTGACCCTGATAGGTACCGTGGCGCGTGGCCCCGAATCCTTGGCCCTTATCCGGGCCAACAACGAAATCGATATTTTTCGTCTGGATGACAGTCTGCCCGGCAATGGCCGGCTGGAAGAGATCACCCGAGACGCCGTCACCGTCCGTTACCCTGACGGCTCTCGGGAAACCCTCGTTATCCACGAGGAGGGACAAAAGGCCCAGCCCCAAACGACCGTCCCTCCCGCTGCCGCCAAGCGCGCCGGGACCGACGACTACCAGGTCAGGGCTGTGGGCGACAACAAGTGGGCCATCCCCCGCCAGCAGGCGGAACGGGCGCGCCAGAACATCGGTGAACTGCTGCAGCAGGCCCGCATGGAACCGCGCCTCATCGACGGCAAGACGGCGGGTTTTGCCGTCAAAATGATCCGCCCCAACTCCATCCTGGCTCAGATGGGTCTGCAGCTGGGAGATGTCGTCATCGAGGTGAACGGCGTCACGCTGGACAGCCCGGAAAAAGCCCTGCAGATCTTTCAGCAGCTGCGCGAAGCCAAAAACATTGTCGTCGGTCTGGAGCGCAATGGCCAGCCGATGAATTTCGCCTATGAAGTCAACTAG
- the polA gene encoding DNA polymerase I, producing MTSQSKRLYLIDGSSYIYRAYFAIRHLSNSKGFATNAVYGFINMLLKVVREEEPDHLAVVFDAPGPTFRKEIYDAYKANRAKMPEDLVPQIPVIKDVVRAFNMPAIEKEGFEADDIIATLARRFAAEGMDVTVVTGDKDLMQIVNERVRLLDTMKDKVSGPAEVLERFGGPPEKVIEVQALAGDSSDNVPGVPGIGEKTAVKLIQEFGSVEELLARVDEVKGKMQEKLREFGEQAVLSKKLVTLVDDVPLEVDYDNFSLSEPNRQALTAIFKEMEFHKLIQEFSTENRATGENYHGVLDEKALDALVARLQVAPRFAFDTETTSLTAVQADLVGLSFALEPEEAWYIPVGHRYLGAPEQLARDHVLDRLRPLLEDASLGKIGQNIKYDALVLRRAGVQVKGITFDTMLASYLTNPASKSHGMDALASELLGHKTISYAEMTGSGKKQIGFEEVEVEKAIVYAAEDADITLRLAEVLEPKLQETEQETLFRDVEMPLVEVLTDMEWTGIRIDSGFLEGLSAEMEQKLTTLEKEIFELAGGSFNIGSPKQLGEVLFERLGLPKGKKTKTGWSTDVEVLNKLAEDHPVAAKILDYRSLAKLKGTYADALPKLVNPETGRIHTSFNQAVTATGRLSSSDPNLQNIPIRTEEGSRLREAFIPAEGNLLISADYSQIELRVLAHMADEAVLQESFAQGEDIHRRTASEVFGVFPEMVTAEMRRQAKTINFGVIYGMGAFSLGKDLGIPTREAQTFIDNYFARYPGIKAFMEGKKEEAREKLYVSTLLGRRCAVPEINSKNGAIRSYAERNAINYPIQGSAADIVKIAMVRIHARLRQEGLQAAMVLQVHDELVFDVPEREVEQVKRLVREEMEGAVALKVPLLVELGVGKNWRQAH from the coding sequence ATGACATCACAGTCCAAACGACTTTATCTCATCGATGGCTCATCCTACATCTACCGAGCCTATTTTGCCATCCGGCATCTGTCCAATTCGAAGGGATTCGCCACCAACGCCGTCTACGGCTTCATCAATATGCTGCTCAAAGTGGTGCGGGAGGAGGAGCCCGATCATCTGGCCGTGGTCTTCGATGCCCCGGGGCCGACCTTTCGCAAAGAGATCTACGACGCGTACAAGGCGAACCGAGCCAAGATGCCCGAAGATCTGGTGCCACAGATTCCGGTGATCAAGGATGTGGTGCGGGCCTTCAACATGCCGGCCATCGAAAAGGAGGGATTCGAGGCGGACGATATCATCGCCACGCTGGCCCGGCGCTTTGCCGCCGAGGGGATGGACGTCACCGTGGTCACCGGTGACAAGGATCTCATGCAGATCGTCAATGAGCGGGTGCGTCTGCTCGACACCATGAAGGACAAGGTCTCCGGCCCGGCCGAGGTGCTGGAGCGTTTCGGCGGCCCGCCGGAAAAGGTGATCGAGGTGCAGGCCCTGGCCGGCGACAGTTCGGACAACGTTCCCGGCGTGCCCGGCATCGGCGAGAAGACGGCGGTAAAGCTGATCCAGGAGTTCGGCTCTGTCGAAGAGCTGCTGGCCCGGGTCGACGAGGTCAAAGGGAAGATGCAGGAAAAACTGCGCGAATTCGGCGAGCAGGCGGTGCTGTCCAAAAAGCTGGTGACCCTGGTCGATGACGTGCCTCTCGAGGTGGATTACGACAATTTTTCCCTTTCTGAACCCAACCGGCAAGCCCTGACCGCCATCTTCAAGGAGATGGAGTTTCACAAGCTGATTCAGGAGTTCTCCACCGAAAATCGCGCCACCGGGGAAAACTATCACGGCGTGTTGGATGAAAAGGCCCTCGATGCCCTTGTCGCCCGCCTGCAAGTGGCCCCCCGTTTTGCCTTCGATACGGAGACGACCAGCCTGACCGCTGTTCAGGCGGATCTGGTCGGCCTGTCCTTTGCCCTCGAACCGGAAGAGGCTTGGTATATTCCCGTGGGCCATCGTTATCTGGGGGCACCCGAGCAGCTGGCGCGGGACCATGTGCTGGACAGGCTGCGTCCTTTGCTGGAGGATGCGAGCCTTGGCAAGATCGGCCAGAACATCAAGTACGATGCGCTGGTGCTGCGGCGGGCCGGCGTACAGGTCAAGGGGATCACCTTCGATACCATGCTGGCCTCCTACCTCACCAACCCGGCCTCCAAGAGTCACGGTATGGATGCCCTGGCCAGTGAACTGCTCGGCCACAAGACCATCAGCTATGCCGAGATGACCGGCAGTGGCAAGAAGCAGATCGGTTTTGAGGAAGTCGAGGTGGAAAAGGCCATTGTGTATGCGGCCGAAGATGCCGATATCACGCTGCGTCTGGCCGAAGTTCTGGAGCCGAAGCTGCAGGAGACGGAGCAGGAGACCCTCTTTCGGGACGTGGAGATGCCGCTGGTCGAGGTGCTGACCGACATGGAGTGGACCGGAATCCGCATCGATTCGGGCTTCCTGGAAGGGCTCTCCGCCGAGATGGAGCAGAAACTGACAACGCTGGAAAAGGAGATTTTCGAGCTGGCCGGCGGTTCTTTCAATATCGGGTCGCCCAAGCAGCTTGGCGAAGTGCTCTTTGAGCGTCTCGGACTCCCCAAGGGGAAGAAGACCAAGACGGGCTGGTCGACGGACGTGGAGGTGCTCAACAAACTGGCTGAGGACCATCCCGTGGCGGCGAAAATTCTCGACTACCGCTCGCTGGCCAAGCTCAAGGGAACCTACGCCGATGCCCTGCCCAAACTGGTCAACCCGGAGACAGGGCGGATACATACCTCTTTCAATCAGGCCGTGACCGCGACGGGTCGACTTTCCTCCAGCGATCCCAACCTGCAGAACATCCCCATCCGCACGGAAGAAGGGAGCCGTCTCCGCGAAGCCTTCATTCCGGCCGAGGGCAATCTGCTGATCTCCGCCGACTATTCCCAGATCGAGCTGCGGGTGCTGGCCCATATGGCCGACGAGGCGGTGCTGCAGGAGAGCTTTGCCCAGGGGGAGGATATCCATCGCCGGACGGCCAGCGAGGTCTTCGGGGTCTTCCCCGAGATGGTGACGGCGGAAATGCGGCGACAGGCCAAGACCATCAATTTCGGCGTCATCTACGGCATGGGAGCCTTCAGCCTCGGCAAAGACCTGGGCATTCCCACCCGCGAGGCCCAGACCTTCATCGACAACTACTTCGCCCGCTACCCTGGCATCAAGGCCTTCATGGAGGGCAAGAAAGAGGAGGCCCGCGAGAAACTCTATGTTTCCACCCTGCTGGGCCGCCGCTGTGCCGTGCCCGAGATCAACAGCAAGAATGGCGCCATCCGCAGCTACGCCGAACGCAACGCCATCAACTATCCGATCCAGGGGTCAGCGGCCGATATCGTCAAGATTGCCATGGTGCGCATCCACGCGCGCCTGCGTCAGGAGGGCCTGCAGGCGGCGATGGTGCTGCAGGTGCACGACGAACTGGTCTTCGATGTGCCGGAACGGGAAGTGGAGCAGGTCAAGCGCCTGGTACGCGAGGAAATGGAGGGCGCGGTGGCGCTCAAAGTGCCGCTGCTGGTCGAACTCGGTGTGGGCAAAAATTGGCGGCAGGCTCACTAA
- a CDS encoding NAD(P)-dependent oxidoreductase, with product MIKEVGFVGLGTVGKHMAINLLKGNYNLTVFDNNADAVNELEKRGAKGASSAMEAAKGKDLVIVILPEKEEWEAALSAETGFLKGIDPGTILVDMGTHSLETTMELAEEAASRRVMFLEAPVWGTKEHAANGLLTILTGGDPTLLGRCREPFSFFALNVIHVGEIGSATRMKFVVNLVQAQLVEGLAEGLVFGEKLGFSADRILEVLDSGGVASPLLHSKGRSIARGDFSRNLALKYVFEGLQIVKDVADKANLELPANDAVLKVYEQAVKDGRGEEDFSAVIKVLRR from the coding sequence ATGATTAAAGAGGTTGGTTTTGTTGGGCTCGGGACGGTCGGCAAGCACATGGCGATCAACCTGTTAAAGGGGAACTACAATCTCACCGTTTTTGACAATAATGCCGACGCGGTCAATGAGCTTGAGAAGCGGGGGGCCAAGGGGGCTTCCAGCGCCATGGAGGCGGCCAAGGGCAAGGATCTGGTTATCGTCATCCTGCCGGAAAAAGAGGAGTGGGAAGCCGCTCTTTCGGCCGAAACCGGTTTTCTCAAGGGGATTGATCCGGGCACTATTCTTGTGGACATGGGGACCCACTCCCTGGAGACGACCATGGAACTGGCGGAAGAGGCGGCGAGCCGTCGGGTTATGTTCCTGGAGGCGCCCGTCTGGGGAACCAAGGAACATGCCGCCAACGGCCTGCTCACCATTCTTACCGGCGGCGACCCGACTTTGCTTGGGCGTTGCCGAGAGCCTTTTTCCTTCTTCGCTCTCAACGTTATTCATGTCGGCGAAATCGGCTCCGCCACCCGCATGAAGTTTGTGGTCAATCTGGTGCAGGCCCAACTCGTGGAAGGGCTGGCTGAAGGCCTGGTCTTTGGTGAAAAGCTCGGCTTTTCCGCCGACCGCATCCTCGAGGTGCTCGACTCGGGTGGGGTGGCTTCGCCGCTGCTGCATTCCAAGGGACGCTCCATCGCCCGTGGCGATTTTTCCCGCAACCTGGCCCTGAAGTATGTCTTCGAGGGGCTGCAGATCGTCAAGGATGTGGCGGACAAGGCCAACCTTGAACTGCCGGCCAACGACGCCGTTCTCAAGGTGTACGAACAGGCGGTCAAGGATGGACGCGGCGAGGAGGATTTCTCCGCGGTGATCAAGGTGCTGCGCCGGTAA
- a CDS encoding KamA family radical SAM protein: protein MELWQQQLKESITSPAELARRLGLDPAETDRVAGRYPLRITPYYLDLVREAGDPIWRQCVPDPAELAADEDLADPLAEEVLSPVPAIVHRYPDRVLFLVSGTCATYCRFCTRKRKVGCPSMRVSFHEVLDGIAYITHKPEVRDVLLSGGDPLMMSDLLLEDILGRLRAIPHVEIIRIGTRMPVTLPDRITDGLCKVLRRFAPLYLNTHFNHPRELTPAAAEACRRLADAGVVLGNQTVLLKGVNDKAEVMAELFRGLLRLRVRPYYLHQMDLVSGTRHFRTRVEQGIDILSALRGQVSGLAIPHYVIDLPGGKGKVPIVPQVVEKMGDEILIRTADGELVRFPNGYGV from the coding sequence ATGGAACTCTGGCAGCAGCAACTGAAGGAATCAATCACGAGCCCGGCTGAACTGGCCCGGCGCCTTGGGCTGGATCCCGCCGAAACGGACCGGGTCGCCGGCCGTTATCCTCTGCGCATCACCCCCTATTATCTGGACCTTGTGCGGGAGGCCGGGGATCCGATCTGGCGGCAATGCGTGCCAGACCCAGCGGAGCTGGCGGCAGACGAGGATCTGGCGGACCCGCTGGCCGAAGAGGTTCTTTCCCCCGTCCCGGCCATCGTACACCGCTATCCGGACCGGGTGCTGTTTCTGGTCAGCGGCACCTGTGCCACCTACTGCCGTTTCTGCACGCGCAAGCGCAAGGTCGGCTGTCCGTCCATGCGGGTCTCTTTCCACGAGGTGCTCGACGGCATCGCCTACATCACCCATAAGCCCGAGGTGCGTGATGTTCTCCTCTCTGGCGGCGATCCCCTGATGATGTCGGACCTGCTGCTTGAAGATATCCTCGGCCGCCTGCGCGCCATCCCCCATGTGGAAATCATCCGCATTGGCACCCGCATGCCGGTGACCCTGCCCGACCGCATCACCGACGGGCTCTGCAAGGTGCTGCGCCGCTTTGCCCCTCTCTACCTGAACACCCACTTCAATCATCCTCGCGAGCTTACTCCCGCCGCGGCCGAGGCCTGTCGCCGCCTGGCCGATGCCGGCGTGGTGCTGGGCAATCAGACGGTGCTGCTGAAGGGGGTCAATGATAAGGCCGAGGTGATGGCGGAACTGTTCAGAGGACTGCTGCGTCTGCGGGTGCGGCCCTACTACCTGCACCAGATGGATCTGGTCAGCGGCACCCGGCACTTTCGCACGCGGGTGGAGCAGGGGATCGATATTCTCAGCGCTCTGCGCGGGCAGGTATCGGGGCTGGCCATTCCCCACTATGTCATCGACCTGCCGGGTGGCAAGGGGAAGGTTCCGATTGTGCCCCAGGTTGTGGAAAAAATGGGGGATGAAATCCTGATCCGCACCGCCGACGGCGAACTGGTGCGCTTTCCTAACGGGTATGGCGTCTAG